The Oxobacter pfennigii genome has a window encoding:
- a CDS encoding exonuclease SbcCD subunit D: MRIIHTSDWHLGRIFHGVHLTEDQAYILEELTLLIKDKKPDVLLVAGDIFDRSVPPVEAVNLLDETISKIILDFRIPIIMISGNHDSADRIHFGSRLMGPSKLNVTGRFSKNINPLIIEDKFGSVFFYSLPYAEPAIIREVLEDEEIHSHDDSMKKIIAAIGDNMDKSKRNVLISHTFVAGGEGSESERPLSIGGTSVVDSSYFKDFDYVALGHLHRPQKVTSETIRYSGSLMKYSFSEADQKKHIPIIEMDGKGTVSIEKIELRPKRDVRCIEGYLEDLLNHPEECKNKEDYLMVTLKDEGAILDAMGKIRRVYPNTLHIERPQMLLSTELRGPDSNFKKMDIKDLFSSFFNQVTDSKISDEHLKAFEEILSKHNGALRWD, encoded by the coding sequence ATGCGCATAATTCATACCTCAGACTGGCATTTAGGCAGGATATTTCACGGAGTTCATTTGACTGAGGACCAGGCTTATATATTGGAGGAGTTAACTCTTCTTATAAAGGATAAAAAACCTGACGTGCTCTTGGTGGCGGGGGATATATTCGACCGCTCTGTGCCCCCCGTTGAAGCCGTCAACCTGCTGGATGAAACTATTTCAAAGATAATTTTAGATTTCAGGATACCAATTATAATGATTTCAGGAAACCATGACAGTGCCGACAGGATACATTTCGGCTCCCGCCTTATGGGCCCTTCCAAGCTTAATGTAACGGGAAGATTTTCTAAAAATATAAATCCTTTGATTATCGAAGATAAATTCGGTTCCGTATTTTTTTACTCCCTTCCTTACGCCGAACCGGCGATTATCAGGGAAGTATTGGAGGATGAAGAAATTCACAGCCATGATGATTCCATGAAAAAAATCATAGCTGCCATTGGGGATAATATGGATAAGTCCAAAAGGAATGTGCTGATTTCTCATACCTTTGTAGCAGGGGGAGAGGGAAGCGAGTCTGAACGGCCTCTTTCCATAGGTGGCACAAGTGTGGTGGATTCATCCTATTTCAAAGACTTTGATTATGTAGCCTTAGGACATCTTCACAGGCCTCAAAAGGTAACATCAGAGACAATCAGATATTCAGGATCTCTTATGAAGTATTCCTTTTCGGAGGCTGATCAGAAAAAGCATATTCCGATTATAGAGATGGACGGCAAAGGTACTGTATCAATAGAAAAGATAGAGCTTAGGCCAAAGCGGGATGTAAGATGTATAGAAGGGTATCTTGAGGATTTATTGAACCACCCCGAGGAGTGCAAGAATAAGGAAGATTATTTGATGGTGACTTTAAAGGATGAAGGAGCCATTTTAGATGCTATGGGAAAGATACGAAGAGTGTATCCTAACACCCTTCACATAGAAAGGCCTCAGATGCTTCTAAGCACCGAATTAAGAGGCCCGGATTCGAATTTTAAGAAAATGGATATAAAGGATTTGTTCTCATCTTTTTTTAACCAGGTTACAGACAGTAAAATAAGCGATGAGCATTTAAAGGCATTTGAAGAAATACTGTCCAAACATAATGGTGCATTGAGGTGGGATTGA
- the addA gene encoding helicase-exonuclease AddAB subunit AddA, with translation MSSAKWTLEQKKAIEARNSNLLIAAAAGAGKTAVLVERIIQRIMDADNPVDIDKLLVVTFTNAAASEMRERIGNAISGVLEKQPDSQKLQRQMALLSRAHITTIHSFCLEVIRSNFHMLDLDPAFKIADETESVLLKQEAMEEVFDERYEEGLNEGFLNLVDSFGGNKSDNSLKEMVLKLYGFSQAMPYPEEWLYEVAERFDVDGDFDFDSSIWADILREDIKIELSGIISNMKKAADMLDGASGLENYYEHILNEYRALQEIENKSSGSWDELRDIINSFEFERLPRVKKEADKEVQEIAKDLRDSVKEALRKSRDVLKLTLDEIKEQMKKMHPDMKALVNTVVLFSQRYNLKKREKGVIDFNDIEHYCIQILTQREGKIVTPSKAAVRYRDEFEEILIDEYQDSNMVQELILTNISKVPVGQYNIFMVGDVKQSIYRFRQAKPELFLHKYNTYSDDDNGKKRRILLYKNFRSRKEVIGGVNYVFKGLMSKTIGELEYTDDEKLNPGADYPEIEDEEALCGGPIELHIIESDKVEEEEEENEDEEVVEVDEEQEDIDSVRLEAMMVAERINNLLYRNGQKSFKVYDKNINGYRPVEYRDIVILMRATSSFAPIFTEELLNAGIPVFADTGSGYFDTDEIQTVLSLLMIIDNPMQDVPLISVLRSPIAPFSPEELLDTRMAAANKTFYEAIKEKTKAEDDLGKKCREFLEFLEKLRDKAVNMPISEFIWFLYNETGYYAYASAMPGGIQRQGNLRILFERAREYESTSLKGLFNFINFIKKLQKSSGDMGSAKILGENENVVRIMSIHKSKGLEFPVTILSGLGRKFNMRDLNSPVLFHHELGLGPDFVDNKMRYRYQTIIKQALKKKIRFESLSEEMRILYVALTRAREKLILTGTVNNVDKLCGYCGKAADGLGIKIPEYHVINSKNFLHWIFPVILKHRSLNELREAANLMDMPMEAIIDDPSLWEVKFHKMKDILSCRNEKVEEETAVMDEAEEEEETSPLAHEVVRRLNWVYGYSYASKLPAKLSVTELKKRMGTNIDDEYTQSIFEEPINKTPSFMKEKSDLSASERGTVMHSIMQHMDLGKILKTQDVEALIKELVDSELLTEVQAKTVNIKKVIEFFESPIGKRLNFAKNVRREMPFYMEIDSTEVFKGLPYDKYKDEKILLQGIIDCYFEEEDGLVLLDYKTDYVNDDNLELIKQKYKSQIEYYKNALEQMTGKKVKEKYIYLFYNGQVLKY, from the coding sequence ATGAGCAGTGCAAAGTGGACCCTTGAACAGAAAAAAGCAATAGAAGCGAGAAACAGTAACCTCCTTATAGCCGCTGCTGCCGGCGCCGGAAAGACTGCCGTACTGGTCGAGAGGATAATTCAGAGAATAATGGATGCCGATAATCCCGTTGATATAGATAAATTGCTGGTGGTGACCTTTACAAACGCGGCAGCTTCTGAGATGAGAGAGAGAATAGGCAATGCCATATCAGGAGTTTTAGAGAAACAGCCGGATTCCCAAAAACTCCAAAGGCAGATGGCACTATTGAGCCGTGCTCACATAACCACAATACACAGCTTTTGCCTTGAAGTCATAAGAAGCAATTTTCATATGCTGGATTTGGACCCGGCTTTTAAAATAGCCGACGAAACAGAATCGGTATTATTAAAGCAGGAAGCCATGGAAGAGGTATTTGATGAAAGGTATGAAGAGGGCCTAAATGAGGGCTTTCTAAACCTGGTGGACAGCTTCGGGGGTAACAAAAGCGATAATTCTCTAAAAGAGATGGTGCTTAAATTATATGGTTTTTCTCAGGCCATGCCCTACCCTGAGGAATGGCTTTATGAGGTGGCGGAAAGATTTGATGTGGATGGCGATTTTGATTTTGACTCCTCCATATGGGCGGATATTTTAAGGGAAGACATTAAAATTGAGTTATCAGGCATCATAAGCAATATGAAAAAGGCGGCGGACATGCTAGATGGCGCTTCCGGCCTTGAAAATTATTACGAACATATTTTAAATGAATACAGGGCCTTGCAGGAAATAGAAAATAAAAGTAGCGGTTCCTGGGATGAATTAAGAGACATTATTAATTCCTTTGAATTTGAAAGGCTTCCCCGGGTTAAGAAAGAGGCTGACAAAGAGGTTCAGGAGATTGCGAAGGACCTAAGAGATTCTGTTAAGGAAGCTTTAAGAAAAAGCCGGGATGTATTAAAGCTTACTTTGGATGAAATAAAGGAACAGATGAAAAAAATGCATCCTGATATGAAGGCATTGGTAAATACAGTTGTGCTTTTTTCTCAAAGGTATAACCTCAAGAAAAGAGAAAAGGGAGTAATAGATTTTAACGACATAGAGCATTACTGCATACAAATACTCACCCAAAGAGAAGGGAAAATTGTCACGCCTTCAAAGGCGGCAGTGAGATATCGTGACGAATTTGAAGAGATTTTAATAGATGAGTATCAGGACAGCAACATGGTTCAGGAGCTTATTTTAACGAATATTTCAAAGGTGCCTGTAGGCCAGTACAATATATTCATGGTTGGGGATGTAAAGCAGAGCATTTACAGGTTCCGCCAGGCAAAGCCAGAGCTCTTCCTTCATAAATACAATACATATTCCGATGACGATAATGGGAAGAAAAGAAGGATACTACTTTATAAAAACTTCAGGAGCAGGAAGGAAGTAATCGGCGGCGTTAACTATGTATTCAAAGGCTTGATGTCAAAGACAATAGGAGAGCTTGAATACACGGATGATGAAAAGTTAAATCCGGGAGCTGATTATCCGGAAATTGAGGATGAAGAGGCTTTGTGCGGAGGGCCTATTGAACTTCATATAATCGAGTCAGACAAGGTAGAAGAAGAGGAAGAGGAAAATGAGGATGAAGAGGTAGTTGAGGTGGATGAGGAACAGGAGGATATAGATAGCGTTCGATTAGAAGCTATGATGGTGGCAGAGAGGATTAATAATTTATTATATAGAAATGGGCAAAAGAGCTTTAAGGTATATGATAAAAACATAAATGGTTATAGGCCGGTGGAATACAGGGATATTGTAATACTTATGAGGGCCACATCCTCCTTTGCGCCAATCTTTACGGAGGAACTTTTAAATGCCGGAATACCTGTATTTGCGGATACGGGAAGCGGATATTTTGATACCGATGAAATACAGACGGTTTTATCTCTTCTCATGATAATAGATAATCCCATGCAGGATGTACCCTTAATATCCGTTCTGCGCTCACCCATTGCCCCCTTCAGCCCGGAGGAACTGTTGGACACAAGGATGGCGGCCGCTAATAAAACCTTTTATGAGGCTATAAAGGAAAAGACAAAGGCAGAGGATGATTTGGGCAAGAAATGCCGTGAGTTTCTGGAGTTTCTTGAAAAGTTGAGGGATAAGGCTGTGAATATGCCTATTTCCGAATTTATTTGGTTTCTATACAATGAGACGGGCTATTATGCCTATGCCAGCGCCATGCCGGGGGGTATTCAAAGGCAGGGAAATCTGCGCATTCTCTTTGAAAGGGCAAGGGAATATGAAAGCACAAGCTTAAAAGGCCTTTTTAACTTTATAAATTTCATTAAAAAGCTTCAAAAAAGCAGCGGAGACATGGGGAGTGCTAAAATCCTGGGGGAAAACGAAAACGTGGTAAGGATTATGAGCATCCATAAGAGCAAGGGGCTGGAGTTTCCCGTTACAATTTTAAGCGGCTTAGGGAGAAAATTTAACATGAGGGATTTGAACAGCCCGGTGCTTTTTCACCATGAATTGGGCTTGGGGCCTGATTTTGTGGACAATAAGATGAGATACCGCTATCAGACCATTATAAAGCAGGCCTTGAAGAAGAAGATAAGGTTTGAGAGCTTATCTGAAGAGATGAGGATACTTTACGTTGCATTGACAAGAGCCCGGGAAAAGTTGATTTTGACGGGGACTGTTAACAATGTTGATAAGTTATGTGGATATTGTGGAAAAGCTGCTGATGGGCTGGGGATAAAAATTCCCGAATACCATGTTATAAATAGCAAAAATTTTCTTCACTGGATCTTCCCTGTCATTTTAAAGCACAGGAGCCTGAATGAATTAAGGGAGGCGGCTAATCTTATGGATATGCCTATGGAAGCCATAATCGATGACCCTTCACTTTGGGAAGTTAAATTCCATAAAATGAAGGATATTTTATCCTGCAGGAATGAAAAGGTCGAAGAAGAAACTGCCGTAATGGATGAGGCGGAAGAAGAGGAAGAGACAAGCCCTCTGGCCCATGAAGTTGTAAGAAGGCTTAATTGGGTATATGGCTATAGCTATGCTTCAAAGCTTCCGGCCAAGTTATCCGTCACTGAACTTAAAAAGAGAATGGGTACAAATATTGATGATGAATATACCCAAAGCATATTTGAGGAGCCTATAAATAAAACTCCTTCATTTATGAAGGAAAAGTCGGATTTATCCGCTTCTGAGAGGGGAACGGTGATGCACAGCATAATGCAGCACATGGATTTGGGTAAGATACTTAAGACTCAGGATGTGGAAGCATTAATCAAAGAGCTGGTTGACAGTGAACTCTTAACCGAAGTTCAGGCTAAGACGGTAAACATTAAAAAAGTAATTGAGTTTTTTGAATCTCCCATTGGCAAAAGGCTTAATTTTGCCAAAAATGTAAGAAGGGAAATGCCTTTTTATATGGAGATTGACAGCACAGAAGTGTTTAAAGGCTTGCCTTATGATAAATATAAGGATGAGAAAATACTTCTTCAAGGTATAATAGACTGCTATTTCGAAGAAGAAGATGGATTGGTACTCTTAGATTACAAGACGGATTATGTGAATGATGACAATTTAGAATTAATTAAGCAAAAATATAAATCTCAGATTGAATATTACAAAAATGCATTGGAGCAAATGACAGGCAAAAAAGTAAAGGAAAAATACATTTATCTTTTTTATAACGGGCAGGTTTTAAAATACTAA
- a CDS encoding glutaredoxin domain-containing protein — translation MKKIVIYGSHLCGDTNALIDYLSQKGIGYEYHDISKELSNLKAFLKVRDINPMYDAVKSAGGVGIPTIFVEDELIIDFDQEKLEKSLGL, via the coding sequence ATGAAAAAAATAGTCATATACGGAAGCCATCTTTGCGGGGATACTAACGCACTTATAGATTATCTTTCACAGAAAGGTATTGGATATGAATATCACGATATAAGCAAGGAATTGTCTAATTTGAAAGCTTTTCTAAAAGTAAGGGATATAAACCCCATGTATGATGCAGTTAAAAGTGCAGGCGGAGTGGGCATTCCCACTATATTTGTAGAAGATGAATTAATAATAGATTTTGATCAGGAAAAATTGGAGAAAAGCCTGGGACTGTAA
- a CDS encoding flavodoxin family protein, translated as MKVMVITGSPNKNGLTAACGEQAGLGAAHAGAEVYHVRLNDMNIGLCHACSGGWGTCRDEHYCQVQDDFQDLHATLKEMDGFVIVTPVYWGDMSESTKAFLDRLRRCEAFKKSGSFLSGKPFIIVAAAGGSGNGVMSCLSSMERFVDHNKGVKFDNLGVTRRNKEHKLKAIFESTKTMTEGIKESR; from the coding sequence ATGAAAGTAATGGTTATTACCGGTAGTCCAAATAAAAACGGCTTAACGGCAGCATGCGGCGAGCAGGCAGGGTTAGGCGCTGCTCACGCAGGTGCTGAAGTTTATCATGTAAGATTGAATGATATGAACATAGGCCTATGTCATGCATGCAGCGGCGGCTGGGGAACTTGCAGGGACGAGCATTATTGCCAGGTGCAGGATGATTTCCAGGACCTTCATGCTACTCTTAAGGAAATGGATGGGTTTGTCATAGTCACTCCTGTTTATTGGGGAGACATGAGCGAAAGTACAAAGGCTTTTTTAGACAGGCTGAGAAGATGTGAGGCCTTTAAGAAATCAGGCAGCTTTTTAAGCGGTAAACCTTTTATCATAGTGGCAGCAGCAGGCGGCTCAGGTAATGGTGTAATGTCCTGCCTGTCAAGTATGGAGAGATTTGTTGACCACAACAAGGGAGTAAAATTCGATAACTTGGGAGTTACCAGAAGAAATAAAGAGCATAAGTTAAAAGCCATATTTGAATCAACCAAGACTATGACAGAAGGGATCAAAGAAAGCAGATAA
- a CDS encoding AAA family ATPase gives MKPLKLTMSAFGPYADCQLLDFSDLKNNSIFLIHGPTGAGKTSILDAICFALYGDSSGAEKDGKSLRSHYANLDTLTEVVFDFELKDKKYRIKRIPEQERLKRAGIGTTMQNSEAVMWRLKEGGEELIISGWSKVTDEVKKIIGFESEQFRQVIMLPQGQFRKLLTADSKERQDIMEKIFHTEVYRKIEEILKESAKELRNSIMKKEERRKWCLETLGCGDVSKVEGLIAESTQRLSNISLILKEKNKKVKSLQDNHIKAREGNEKLRDLEERFQDLEALKALSEDYDAKGIQLQNARKAATLGETEKATRLRSEDKKRCGEDLNNKTEAFNIAIKNHEIIEKKFKIEKEREREREAKRKTVIELEGYMDRVASLETYRNSIENLKIEVDKIAKDKDNIHKRHIKIQENLKINLQRVKEAEEIVLKLPIFEDVFNKNMILLEKRNSLDNFKIRLNDVFKTHSVAFQEYEKLSLQYIKEKEEYFSLQELWNKGQAAILARGLKDNMPCPVCGSIHHPNLATTHEAIPTEIELKEKISLVEKLEKEKNNRKDALDEVTKEKSKLEASIEALEAELKESKDIDIEKLNVQLENVKKAYEKAEIKAKELDALKEELKNEEILEQNIKNSLLELENIFASKNDEYQRSLGSLKGMEDNIPEAIRTLEALEQETLKANNAFNALKEAFDKANKEYEDSSRLLTQAESLKVSAEIALEEAVVKYNQERARFSESLKKAGFEKYSDYESAKMTETAITTMEQDIKSYEGKIKSAEDAYAKALNASRDITLQDLEVMEKELQSAEDEFREAIKEESSLAKTIGDYKKTHSEINELEEKIVIEEQKYSVVGHLSNVSAGQNGYGMTFQRFVLGTLLDDITYAATERLKLMSKGRYQLRRTLDRARKNSAGGLELEVFDTYTGVERSVTTLSGGESFLASLSLALGLADVVQSYSGGISLDTIFVDEGFGTLDPESLDFAIRTLIDLQKGGRLVGIISHVPELKERIDARLEVMITDRGSRAEFKVS, from the coding sequence ATGAAACCTCTTAAATTAACAATGAGCGCTTTCGGACCTTATGCGGATTGCCAGCTTCTTGATTTCTCCGACCTTAAAAACAACAGTATATTTTTAATACACGGGCCTACGGGAGCAGGAAAGACCAGCATATTGGATGCAATATGCTTTGCCCTCTATGGGGACAGTAGTGGCGCCGAGAAGGACGGAAAAAGCCTAAGGAGTCACTATGCCAATTTGGATACCCTTACAGAAGTGGTATTTGATTTTGAGCTTAAGGATAAAAAATACAGAATAAAGAGAATCCCCGAGCAGGAGCGTTTAAAAAGGGCGGGGATAGGTACCACAATGCAAAATTCAGAAGCAGTCATGTGGAGGCTTAAAGAAGGCGGAGAAGAGCTTATAATAAGCGGCTGGAGCAAGGTGACAGATGAGGTAAAAAAAATTATAGGCTTTGAAAGCGAACAGTTCCGTCAGGTAATAATGCTTCCCCAGGGGCAGTTTCGAAAGCTTCTTACGGCTGATTCCAAAGAGCGCCAGGATATAATGGAAAAGATTTTTCATACAGAGGTTTACAGAAAAATCGAAGAAATATTAAAAGAGTCGGCAAAAGAGCTTAGAAACTCCATTATGAAAAAGGAAGAAAGAAGAAAATGGTGCCTTGAAACTTTGGGCTGTGGGGATGTATCAAAGGTGGAGGGGCTCATAGCTGAAAGCACTCAAAGGCTTAGCAATATATCCTTGATATTAAAGGAGAAGAATAAAAAGGTTAAGTCTCTTCAGGATAACCATATAAAAGCCCGGGAAGGGAACGAAAAGTTAAGGGATCTGGAAGAGAGATTTCAGGATTTAGAAGCTTTAAAAGCTTTATCTGAAGATTATGATGCTAAAGGGATTCAGCTTCAAAATGCCAGGAAAGCTGCGACATTAGGGGAGACTGAAAAAGCCACTCGCCTAAGAAGTGAAGATAAGAAAAGGTGTGGGGAGGATTTAAATAATAAAACTGAAGCTTTTAACATAGCCATAAAAAATCATGAAATAATCGAAAAGAAATTTAAAATAGAAAAAGAGAGAGAAAGGGAGAGAGAGGCCAAAAGAAAGACTGTAATAGAGCTTGAAGGCTATATGGATAGGGTAGCGTCCTTAGAAACTTACAGAAATTCCATAGAAAACCTTAAAATAGAGGTTGACAAAATAGCCAAGGACAAAGACAATATTCATAAAAGGCATATAAAAATTCAAGAAAATTTAAAGATTAATTTACAAAGAGTAAAAGAAGCCGAAGAGATTGTTTTAAAGTTACCTATTTTTGAAGATGTTTTTAACAAAAACATGATACTGCTGGAAAAAAGAAACAGCCTTGATAATTTTAAGATAAGGCTTAACGACGTATTTAAAACCCATTCCGTCGCCTTTCAGGAATATGAGAAATTAAGTTTACAATATATTAAAGAAAAAGAAGAATACTTTTCGCTTCAGGAGCTGTGGAATAAAGGACAGGCAGCTATTTTGGCTAGAGGGCTTAAAGATAACATGCCCTGCCCTGTATGCGGATCCATTCATCATCCTAATTTGGCCACAACCCATGAAGCCATTCCCACAGAAATAGAGCTGAAAGAAAAAATATCGTTGGTAGAAAAGCTGGAAAAAGAGAAAAACAATAGAAAAGATGCTTTGGATGAAGTGACTAAAGAGAAAAGCAAGCTGGAAGCATCCATAGAAGCTCTTGAAGCAGAACTTAAGGAAAGCAAGGATATAGATATCGAAAAGCTTAATGTCCAGTTGGAAAATGTTAAAAAAGCATATGAGAAAGCTGAGATTAAGGCAAAAGAGCTTGATGCCTTGAAAGAGGAGCTTAAAAATGAGGAAATCCTGGAGCAGAATATTAAAAACAGTCTTTTGGAGCTTGAAAATATTTTTGCTTCAAAGAATGATGAATATCAGAGAAGCTTAGGTTCTCTTAAGGGAATGGAAGATAACATACCTGAAGCAATAAGGACATTGGAAGCGCTGGAACAAGAGACTTTGAAAGCTAATAATGCTTTTAATGCACTTAAGGAAGCCTTTGATAAAGCCAATAAGGAATATGAGGATTCCTCCCGCCTTTTGACTCAGGCAGAATCATTGAAGGTAAGTGCTGAGATTGCCTTGGAGGAAGCCGTAGTAAAGTACAACCAAGAGAGAGCCCGATTCAGTGAGAGCTTGAAAAAAGCCGGCTTTGAAAAATACAGTGATTATGAAAGCGCCAAGATGACTGAAACTGCCATAACAACCATGGAACAAGATATAAAAAGCTATGAAGGCAAAATAAAATCCGCTGAGGATGCTTATGCAAAAGCCTTAAATGCCTCCCGTGATATCACACTACAGGATCTGGAAGTAATGGAAAAAGAACTTCAAAGTGCTGAGGACGAGTTTAGAGAAGCCATAAAAGAAGAATCAAGCCTGGCAAAAACCATTGGAGATTATAAGAAAACTCATTCTGAAATAAATGAGCTGGAAGAAAAAATAGTTATAGAAGAACAAAAATATTCGGTTGTTGGACATCTTTCCAATGTTTCCGCAGGGCAAAACGGCTATGGTATGACTTTTCAAAGGTTTGTACTTGGAACCTTGCTGGATGATATAACATATGCGGCAACTGAAAGATTGAAACTTATGAGCAAAGGCAGGTATCAACTTCGAAGAACACTGGACAGGGCAAGAAAAAATTCGGCTGGCGGGCTGGAGCTTGAGGTATTTGATACATATACGGGTGTGGAGCGGTCAGTAACCACATTATCAGGCGGAGAAAGCTTTCTAGCATCTCTATCCCTTGCACTGGGCCTGGCTGATGTTGTTCAGTCATATTCAGGAGGAATAAGCTTAGATACTATTTTTGTGGATGAAGGCTTTGGTACCTTGGATCCGGAATCACTGGACTTTGCTATAAGAACATTGATTGACCTTCAAAAAGGCGGACGCCTTGTAGGTATAATATCCCATGTTCCCGAATTGAAAGAAAGAATAGATGCCAGACTGGAAGTAATGATAACTGACAGGGGGAGCAGGGCTGAATTTAAGGTTTCATAA
- the deoD gene encoding purine-nucleoside phosphorylase, translated as MIPTPHINVAEKGIIAETVLLPGDPLRAKFIAENYLDNPVQFNSVRNMYGYTGTYKGKKISVKGTGMGMPSIGIYSYELIHFYGVKNLIRIGSCGSLQKDVKVRDIVVGMAACTNSNYANQYNLPGTFAPVASWELLRKAVDIAGQKGIDVKVGNILSSDTFYDDDPEDWKKWARMGVLAVEMEAAALYMNAARAGVNALCILTVSDSLVSHEATTSEERQNSFTQMMDIALELA; from the coding sequence ATGATTCCAACCCCTCATATCAACGTGGCAGAGAAGGGGATAATAGCAGAAACGGTGCTATTACCCGGTGACCCGCTGCGGGCAAAATTCATAGCTGAGAACTATCTTGATAATCCCGTACAGTTCAACAGCGTAAGGAATATGTACGGCTATACGGGTACATACAAAGGAAAAAAAATATCGGTAAAAGGGACGGGAATGGGCATGCCCTCAATCGGCATATATTCCTATGAACTTATACATTTTTACGGTGTTAAAAACCTTATACGAATAGGATCCTGCGGTTCCTTGCAAAAGGATGTAAAGGTGAGGGATATCGTCGTCGGTATGGCAGCGTGCACCAATTCCAATTATGCAAATCAGTACAACCTTCCGGGAACCTTTGCACCGGTAGCCTCCTGGGAATTGTTAAGGAAAGCTGTGGATATTGCCGGACAAAAAGGCATCGATGTAAAGGTAGGGAATATATTATCGTCGGATACCTTTTATGATGATGACCCGGAGGACTGGAAGAAATGGGCTAGGATGGGCGTTTTAGCAGTGGAAATGGAAGCGGCAGCCCTATATATGAATGCTGCTCGTGCCGGCGTAAACGCACTTTGCATATTAACAGTTTCGGATTCCCTGGTATCACACGAAGCCACCACTTCAGAGGAAAGGCAGAATTCATTCACACAGATGATGGATATAGCCTTGGAACTGGCATAA
- a CDS encoding thioredoxin family protein, protein MKPVLMFTLNACPYCQRALSMVEELKENNPEYRKIQITIIDEGRQPEIADKYDYFYVPTYYVDGVKVHEGAATLDMIKKVLDTAME, encoded by the coding sequence ATGAAGCCTGTGCTTATGTTTACATTGAATGCATGCCCTTATTGCCAGCGGGCTCTGTCCATGGTGGAGGAATTAAAAGAGAACAATCCGGAATACAGAAAAATACAGATAACCATAATAGATGAAGGAAGACAGCCGGAAATAGCAGATAAATATGACTATTTCTATGTACCTACATATTATGTAGACGGAGTTAAGGTGCATGAAGGGGCTGCCACACTGGATATGATTAAAAAAGTACTTGATACGGCAATGGAATAA